The nucleotide sequence CTGTCCTTTTACACAAAGGAATTGTTAGACATGGACACAGAGGATATGGCAAAGATGTTGGATTAATTATTCACTTATCAGGAGGTACAGCAATATCACCAAATCCATTAAAGAAAGTTATAGTTACAACTGTTGAAGAAGCTATTAGAATGGGTGCTGATGCTGTCTCAATCCATGTAAATGTTGGTTCAGATGAAGATTGGGAGGCATACAGAGATTTAGGTATGATTGCTGAGACTTGTGAATACTGGGGAATGCCATTAATTGCTATGATGTATCCAAGAGGAAAACACATTCAAAATGAGAGAGACCCTGAGTTAGTAGCTCATGCAGCAAGATTGGGAGCTGAGTTAGGAGCTGATATAGTTAAAACAAGCTATACAGGAGATATTGATTCATTTAGAGAGGTTGTTAGAGGTTGCCCAGCACCAATTGTTGTTGCTGGAGGACCAAAAACAAATACAGATGAAGAATTTTTACAAATGATTAAAGATGCTATGGAAGCTGGAGCTGCTGGAGTAGCAGTTGGTAGAAATATATTCCAACATGATGATGTTGTTGGCATAACAAGAGCTGTTTGTAAGATAGTCCATGAAAACGCAGATGTTGAAGAGGCATTAAAAGAGATTAGAAAGAAATAAAAGACTTAATATTTTATTCTCTTTATTTTTTTATTTATTTTTTAGAAAAAATAATTTAAATATTTTGATAAATAAAACAAAA is from Methanocaldococcus bathoardescens and encodes:
- a CDS encoding 2-amino-3,7-dideoxy-D-threo-hept-6-ulosonate synthase, producing the protein MELFKDIKNLGKLVRLERIFDRDSEKTVIVPMDHGVSNGPIKGLIDMKKTVNDVAEGGANAVLLHKGIVRHGHRGYGKDVGLIIHLSGGTAISPNPLKKVIVTTVEEAIRMGADAVSIHVNVGSDEDWEAYRDLGMIAETCEYWGMPLIAMMYPRGKHIQNERDPELVAHAARLGAELGADIVKTSYTGDIDSFREVVRGCPAPIVVAGGPKTNTDEEFLQMIKDAMEAGAAGVAVGRNIFQHDDVVGITRAVCKIVHENADVEEALKEIRKK